A window of the Azospirillum formosense genome harbors these coding sequences:
- a CDS encoding ABC transporter permease, with protein MTASAVPSEASSASAAPRSGGVRRSVLRRVTPYLQAGPLALTLLVFLLIPILTIVAVSFWDYDSIRIYPDFVLTNYEELLTSPVTWKTYLNTVKFAALTWVITLLIGFTVAYFLAFHVQSTTWQMVLFLVCTIPFWTSNIIRMISWIPFLGRNGLLNSGLISAGLIDQPLEFLLFSDFAVVLAFVHLYALFMVVPIFNSMMRIDRALVEAARDGGASAAQVVWNVILPLAKPGIAIGSIFVITLVMGDFITVRLMSGGQSASIGLMIANEISLLQYPAAAANAVVLLAVVLIMVVAMLRIVDIRKEL; from the coding sequence ATGACCGCCTCCGCCGTCCCATCCGAAGCGTCCAGCGCGTCCGCGGCACCGCGGAGCGGCGGGGTGCGCCGTTCCGTGCTGCGCCGGGTCACCCCCTATCTCCAGGCCGGGCCGCTGGCGCTGACGCTGCTGGTCTTCCTGCTGATCCCCATCCTGACCATCGTCGCGGTCAGCTTCTGGGACTATGACAGCATCCGCATCTACCCGGACTTCGTGCTGACCAACTACGAGGAGCTGCTGACCTCCCCGGTCACCTGGAAGACCTACCTGAACACGGTGAAGTTCGCGGCGCTGACCTGGGTCATCACGCTGCTGATCGGCTTCACGGTGGCCTACTTCCTGGCCTTCCACGTCCAGTCCACGACGTGGCAGATGGTGCTGTTCCTGGTCTGCACGATCCCGTTCTGGACCTCCAACATCATCCGCATGATCTCGTGGATTCCCTTCCTCGGGCGCAACGGGCTGCTGAACTCCGGACTGATCTCCGCCGGGCTGATCGACCAGCCGCTGGAGTTCCTGCTGTTCTCCGACTTCGCGGTGGTGCTGGCCTTCGTGCACCTCTACGCGCTGTTCATGGTGGTGCCGATCTTCAATTCGATGATGCGCATCGACCGCGCCCTGGTCGAGGCGGCGCGCGACGGCGGCGCCAGCGCGGCGCAGGTGGTGTGGAACGTCATCCTGCCGCTGGCCAAGCCGGGCATCGCCATCGGCTCCATCTTCGTGATCACGCTGGTGATGGGCGACTTCATCACCGTGCGCCTGATGAGCGGCGGGCAGAGCGCCTCGATCGGGCTGATGATCGCCAACGAGATCTCGCTGCTCCAGTACCCCGCCGCCGCCGCGAACGCGGTCGTTCTGCTGGCCGTCGTCCTCATCATGGTCGTGGCGATGCTGCGCATCGTCGACATCCGCAAGGAGCTGTAA
- a CDS encoding PotD/PotF family extracellular solute-binding protein — protein sequence MTETRTGSPLSAGTTTGVSRRTLLKGTAAAAGVAIGSGAITGFPTIWAQNIKNVTLRQFGTGVSNLNAVADKVKEDLGFTLQMTALDSDAVAQRAVTQPKSYDIADIEYWICKKVFPAGVMQPMDVSKIKNFDKIVPIFVNGKLTPESAVAQGTAPHTVGFVEGKDSIKFAKSATQWMTLIPTIYNADTLGIRPDLVGRPITSWTDLLDPAFKGKASILNIPSIGIMDAAMVCEAMGEVKYGDKGNMTKEEIDKTLKIMTDAKKAGQFRAFWKTFDESVNLMSSGEVIIQSMWSPAVAAVRAKGIPCVYQPLKEGYRAWGGGLGIAKHLSGLELEAAYEYINWYLSGWVGAYLNRQGYYSAVLDTAKEHMSPDEWAFWMEGQPAKTDILSPEGKVMEKAGAVRDGGSFQDRMGRVACWNAVMDEDRYMVRKWNEFVAA from the coding sequence ATGACCGAGACGCGCACCGGCTCGCCCCTTTCCGCCGGGACCACCACGGGCGTCAGCCGCCGCACGCTGCTGAAGGGCACCGCCGCCGCCGCGGGTGTCGCCATCGGGTCGGGGGCGATCACCGGCTTCCCCACCATCTGGGCGCAGAACATCAAGAACGTCACCCTGCGCCAGTTCGGCACCGGCGTGTCGAACCTGAACGCCGTCGCCGACAAGGTGAAGGAGGACCTGGGCTTCACGCTGCAGATGACCGCGCTCGACAGCGACGCGGTGGCCCAGCGCGCGGTGACCCAGCCGAAGTCCTACGACATCGCCGACATCGAATACTGGATCTGCAAGAAGGTCTTTCCGGCCGGCGTGATGCAGCCGATGGACGTGTCGAAGATCAAGAACTTCGACAAGATCGTCCCGATCTTCGTCAACGGCAAGCTGACCCCGGAGAGCGCCGTCGCCCAGGGCACCGCCCCGCACACCGTCGGTTTCGTGGAGGGCAAGGACAGCATCAAGTTCGCCAAGTCGGCCACCCAGTGGATGACGCTGATCCCGACCATCTACAACGCCGACACGCTGGGCATCCGCCCCGATCTGGTCGGCCGCCCGATCACCAGTTGGACGGACCTGCTCGACCCGGCCTTCAAGGGCAAGGCGTCGATCCTGAACATCCCCTCCATCGGCATCATGGACGCCGCCATGGTCTGCGAGGCCATGGGCGAGGTGAAGTACGGCGACAAGGGCAACATGACCAAGGAGGAGATCGACAAGACCCTCAAGATCATGACCGACGCCAAGAAGGCCGGCCAGTTCCGCGCCTTCTGGAAGACCTTCGACGAGAGCGTCAACCTGATGTCGTCGGGCGAGGTCATCATCCAGTCGATGTGGTCGCCGGCCGTGGCCGCCGTGCGCGCCAAGGGCATCCCGTGCGTCTACCAGCCGCTGAAGGAAGGCTACCGCGCCTGGGGCGGCGGCCTCGGCATCGCCAAGCATCTGAGCGGGCTGGAGCTAGAGGCGGCCTACGAATACATCAACTGGTACCTGTCTGGCTGGGTCGGCGCCTATCTGAACCGCCAGGGCTATTACTCCGCCGTGCTCGACACCGCGAAGGAGCACATGTCGCCGGACGAGTGGGCCTTCTGGATGGAGGGCCAGCCGGCCAAGACCGACATCCTCAGCCCCGAGGGCAAGGTGATGGAGAAGGCCGGCGCGGTGCGCGACGGCGGGTCGTTCCAGGACCGCATGGGCCGCGTCGCCTGCTGGAACGCGGTGATGGACGAGGACCGCTACATGGTCCGCAAGTGGAACGAGTTCGTCGCGGCGTAA
- a CDS encoding ABC transporter ATP-binding protein, which yields MSARSTKTGSTAAGSTVELVKLRKFYGSTVAVDGIDLRIAAGAYCCLLGPSGCGKTSTLRMIAGHEDISDGDLLIGDTVVNGEPPARRGTAMMFQSYALFPHLDCTDNVAFSLKMKGVAKEERRRRAREMLDLVHMSQYADRLPAQLSGGQQQRVALARALITRPGVLLLDEPLSALDPFLRIRMREELKRLHTELGITFVHVTHSQTEAMALADLVVVMNQGRIEQSGPPREVFNQPRTAFVARFIGGHNVVEDSAGRRAVRADRILLGQTEGADHRLDGTVRALEYHGASVHLTLDVPGAEDFAVVLDESRFYDAPLAVGDRVTAGWKARDVHPLVA from the coding sequence ATGAGCGCCAGATCGACCAAAACCGGATCGACCGCCGCCGGATCAACCGTCGAACTGGTGAAGCTGCGCAAGTTCTACGGCTCGACCGTCGCCGTGGACGGCATCGACCTGCGCATCGCCGCAGGCGCCTATTGCTGCCTGCTCGGCCCCAGCGGCTGCGGCAAGACCTCCACGCTGCGCATGATCGCCGGGCACGAGGACATCTCCGACGGCGACCTGCTGATCGGCGACACGGTGGTGAACGGGGAGCCGCCGGCCCGCCGCGGCACCGCCATGATGTTCCAGAGCTACGCCCTGTTCCCCCACCTCGACTGCACCGACAACGTCGCCTTCAGCCTGAAGATGAAGGGTGTCGCGAAGGAGGAACGGCGCCGCCGCGCGCGGGAGATGCTGGACCTCGTCCACATGTCCCAGTACGCGGACCGGCTGCCCGCCCAGCTCTCCGGCGGCCAGCAGCAGCGCGTGGCGCTGGCCCGCGCGCTGATCACCCGGCCCGGCGTGCTCCTGCTCGACGAGCCGCTGTCGGCGCTCGATCCCTTCCTGCGCATCCGCATGCGCGAGGAGCTGAAGCGCCTGCACACCGAGCTTGGCATCACCTTCGTCCATGTCACCCACAGCCAGACCGAGGCGATGGCGCTGGCCGACCTCGTGGTGGTGATGAACCAGGGCCGGATCGAGCAGTCCGGCCCGCCGCGCGAGGTCTTCAACCAGCCGCGCACCGCCTTCGTCGCCCGCTTCATCGGCGGCCACAACGTGGTGGAGGACTCCGCCGGCCGCCGGGCCGTGCGGGCCGACCGCATCCTGCTGGGCCAGACGGAGGGCGCCGACCATCGGCTGGACGGCACCGTCCGCGCGCTGGAGTATCACGGCGCGTCCGTCCACCTGACGCTCGACGTGCCCGGTGCCGAGGACTTCGCCGTGGTGCTGGACGAATCCCGTTTCTACGACGCCCCGCTCGCCGTCGGCGACCGCGTGACCGCGGGCTGGAAGGCGCGCGACGTCCATCCCCTGGTTGCCTGA
- a CDS encoding GntR family transcriptional regulator, which produces MKTVLSAPRRPLRGRGEGAEARIIRSIGDAIADRRLPPGTKLAEESLAEVFGVSRERVRKVLLLLAQRRVVTLIPNRGAFVAKPTAREAREVFEARRVIERAVVEVLDRGPRPLSDEMSAKLRAHLAREEEADRAGDRMALIRLSGQFHQLLADFAGNATLAGILADLIDRSSLAIAAFERRSSHSCSATEHRRFVEALESGPPGAAMRLMMEHLDEVERQLDLDARPDGAVDLKSVFAERT; this is translated from the coding sequence ATGAAAACTGTCCTGAGCGCCCCCCGCCGCCCCCTGCGCGGACGGGGGGAGGGGGCGGAGGCCCGCATAATCCGCAGCATCGGCGACGCCATCGCCGATCGCCGTCTGCCGCCCGGCACCAAGCTGGCCGAGGAGAGCCTGGCGGAGGTGTTCGGCGTCAGCCGGGAGCGGGTGCGCAAGGTGCTGCTCCTGCTGGCGCAGCGGCGCGTGGTGACGCTGATCCCCAACCGCGGCGCCTTCGTCGCCAAACCCACCGCGCGGGAGGCGCGCGAGGTGTTCGAGGCCCGCCGCGTGATCGAGCGCGCGGTGGTGGAGGTGCTGGACCGCGGCCCCCGTCCGCTGTCGGACGAGATGTCGGCGAAGCTGCGAGCTCATCTGGCGCGTGAGGAGGAGGCCGACCGCGCCGGCGACCGCATGGCGCTGATCCGCCTGTCGGGCCAGTTCCACCAGCTGCTGGCCGATTTCGCCGGGAACGCGACGCTGGCCGGCATCCTGGCCGACCTGATCGACCGCTCCAGCCTCGCCATCGCCGCGTTCGAGCGCCGGTCCTCCCATTCCTGCTCCGCCACCGAGCACCGGCGGTTCGTCGAGGCGCTGGAGTCCGGCCCGCCCGGCGCGGCGATGCGGCTGATGATGGAGCATCTCGACGAGGTGGAGCGCCAGCTCGACCTCGACGCGCGGCCGGACGGCGCGGTCGATCTGAAATCCGTTTTCGCCGAACGAACGTAA
- the hemH gene encoding ferrochelatase, with product MGSARYYAARRDIEVTDIMQPISKPADHPPVPARRVGVLLMNLGTPEATDYWSMRRYLKEFLSDPRVIEVPKAVWWPVLNGIILTVRPGKSGHAYKSIWNEERNESPLKTVTRAQAEGVAAALAARHGDSVVVDWAMRYGQPAVGPAIQRLKEQGCDRILLFPLYPQYSATTTATANDQAFRHLMTMRWQPAVRTVPAYHDEPGYIEALARSVVRHIAALDHTPDVLLASFHGLPKAYLDRGDPYHCFCVKTARLLAERLGWEPGRVQYSFQSRFGKAEWLKPYTDKTVEELARAGKTKIAVIAPGFSADCVETLEEIQFQVKDAFMAAGGERFTYIPCLNDHPDHVIFLADLVERELGGWVDGARTRAARDAEDHVTA from the coding sequence ATGGGTTCGGCTCGCTATTATGCTGCCCGCCGCGACATCGAGGTGACCGACATCATGCAGCCCATTTCCAAGCCCGCCGACCATCCGCCGGTTCCCGCGCGCCGCGTCGGTGTGCTTCTGATGAATCTCGGAACGCCGGAGGCGACCGACTACTGGTCGATGCGCCGCTATCTGAAGGAGTTCCTGTCGGATCCCCGCGTGATCGAGGTGCCGAAGGCGGTGTGGTGGCCGGTGCTGAACGGCATCATCCTGACCGTGCGTCCGGGCAAGAGCGGCCATGCCTACAAAAGCATCTGGAACGAAGAGCGCAACGAAAGCCCGCTGAAGACCGTCACCCGCGCCCAGGCGGAGGGTGTGGCGGCGGCGCTGGCGGCGCGGCACGGCGACTCGGTGGTGGTAGACTGGGCCATGCGCTACGGCCAGCCGGCGGTCGGCCCGGCGATCCAGCGTCTGAAGGAGCAGGGCTGCGACCGCATCCTGCTGTTCCCGCTCTACCCGCAATATTCGGCCACCACGACGGCCACCGCCAACGACCAGGCCTTCCGCCACCTGATGACCATGCGCTGGCAGCCGGCGGTGCGCACCGTTCCCGCCTATCACGACGAGCCGGGCTACATCGAGGCGCTGGCCCGCTCGGTGGTGCGGCACATCGCGGCGCTGGACCACACGCCCGACGTGCTGCTGGCGAGCTTCCACGGCCTGCCCAAGGCCTATCTCGACCGCGGCGATCCCTACCACTGCTTCTGCGTGAAGACCGCGCGCCTGCTGGCCGAGCGGCTGGGCTGGGAGCCGGGGCGGGTGCAGTACAGCTTCCAGTCGCGCTTCGGCAAGGCGGAGTGGCTGAAGCCCTACACCGACAAGACGGTCGAGGAGCTGGCCCGCGCCGGCAAGACGAAGATCGCGGTGATCGCGCCGGGCTTCTCCGCCGACTGCGTGGAGACGCTTGAGGAGATCCAGTTCCAGGTGAAGGACGCCTTCATGGCGGCGGGGGGCGAGCGCTTCACCTACATTCCTTGCCTGAACGACCATCCCGACCATGTCATCTTCCTGGCCGACCTCGTCGAGCGCGAGCTGGGCGGCTGGGTGGATGGCGCCCGGACGCGGGCGGCCCGCGACGCGGAGGACCACGTCACGGCGTGA
- a CDS encoding ABC transporter substrate-binding protein — protein MRRVVRAVAALALGALLTAGSAAAADKVRVGSKLDAESGLLGTMILQVLEANGIPVENKIQLGPTRIVRSALLAGEIDVYPEYTGNGAFFFNIDSDPAWKNAAAGYETVKQLDRDKNNIVWLTPAPANNTWAIALRRDVAAPNNLATMEDFARWVGAGGTAKLAASAEFVESPAALPSFQKSYGFTLKPDQILVLAGGDTAATIRAAAEGTSGVNTAMVYGTDGAIAALDLVVMKDTKSAQMVYAPAPTIRDGVLDAHPNIRDLLDPVFKSLDTETLRGLNAKISVEGQDPRAVATTYLKSKGFLN, from the coding sequence ATGCGGCGTGTGGTTCGGGCGGTGGCCGCCCTGGCGCTGGGAGCGCTGCTGACGGCGGGGAGCGCTGCGGCGGCGGACAAGGTCCGTGTCGGATCGAAGCTGGACGCCGAGAGCGGCCTGCTCGGCACGATGATCCTGCAGGTGCTGGAGGCCAACGGCATCCCGGTGGAGAACAAGATCCAGCTCGGCCCCACCCGGATCGTGCGCAGCGCGCTGCTGGCCGGGGAGATCGACGTCTATCCGGAATACACCGGCAACGGCGCCTTCTTCTTCAACATCGACAGCGATCCGGCCTGGAAGAACGCCGCCGCCGGCTACGAGACGGTGAAGCAGCTCGACCGCGACAAGAACAACATCGTCTGGCTGACCCCGGCCCCGGCGAACAACACCTGGGCCATCGCGCTGCGCCGCGACGTGGCGGCTCCCAACAACCTCGCCACCATGGAGGATTTCGCCCGCTGGGTCGGCGCCGGCGGTACGGCTAAGCTCGCCGCCTCGGCGGAGTTCGTGGAGAGCCCGGCGGCGTTGCCCTCCTTCCAGAAATCCTACGGCTTCACGCTGAAGCCCGACCAGATCCTGGTGCTGGCCGGCGGCGACACGGCGGCGACCATTCGCGCGGCGGCGGAGGGCACGTCCGGCGTGAACACCGCCATGGTCTACGGCACGGACGGCGCCATCGCCGCGCTGGACCTCGTGGTCATGAAGGACACCAAGAGCGCGCAGATGGTCTACGCCCCGGCCCCGACCATCCGCGACGGCGTACTGGACGCCCATCCCAACATCCGCGACCTGCTGGACCCGGTCTTCAAGTCCCTGGACACCGAGACCCTGCGCGGGCTGAACGCCAAGATTTCGGTGGAGGGGCAGGACCCGCGGGCGGTCGCCACGACCTACCTGAAGTCGAAAGGCTTCCTGAACTGA
- a CDS encoding ABC transporter permease — protein MTRVRSIHNRVALLLAAMTVAAAPALPFLAFAPNRLLSGKAIALSAAAGAGWGGVALLPAALLLAVPFLRDSRAVNALYVGAGVLAAAGLVWLAGQHAALLAATASPAARTSFGAGFWVMEAAALLAVLDGVRRLGLGPAGRVAVGALVAALIGGQFAAGHLDQLSIMKEYANQRDVFAGAVLRHAALVAAALLPTLLIGVPLGIAAQRSAAVGRLVFPVLNVVQTIPSIALFGLLLAPLSALAAAFPGLGIGGVGPVPAVIALTLYSLLPIARNTAAGLAGVPEPVREAARGIGMTPRQIFWRVEAPLALPVFLAGLRITLVQAVGLAAVAALIGAGGLGAIMFQGLFANALDLVLLGAVPVILLAVAADAALKLASALALARLGRTAA, from the coding sequence ATGACCCGCGTCCGTTCGATCCACAACCGCGTCGCCCTGCTGCTCGCCGCCATGACCGTGGCGGCGGCTCCGGCCCTGCCGTTCCTCGCCTTCGCGCCCAACCGGCTGCTGTCGGGGAAGGCCATCGCGTTGAGCGCGGCGGCGGGCGCGGGGTGGGGCGGGGTGGCGCTGCTGCCGGCCGCCCTGCTGCTGGCCGTGCCGTTCCTGCGGGACAGCCGGGCGGTGAATGCCCTGTATGTCGGGGCGGGGGTGCTGGCGGCGGCGGGGCTGGTCTGGCTGGCCGGGCAGCACGCCGCCCTGCTCGCCGCGACGGCCAGCCCGGCGGCGCGGACCTCCTTCGGGGCGGGCTTCTGGGTGATGGAGGCCGCCGCACTGCTCGCCGTTCTCGACGGGGTGCGGCGGCTGGGGCTGGGTCCCGCCGGGCGGGTCGCCGTGGGAGCGCTGGTGGCGGCGCTGATCGGCGGGCAGTTCGCCGCCGGGCACCTCGACCAGCTCTCGATCATGAAGGAATACGCCAACCAGCGGGACGTCTTCGCCGGGGCCGTGCTGCGCCACGCCGCGCTGGTCGCGGCGGCCCTGCTGCCGACCCTGCTGATCGGCGTGCCGCTGGGCATCGCGGCGCAGCGTTCCGCCGCCGTGGGGCGGCTGGTCTTTCCGGTGCTGAACGTCGTGCAGACGATCCCGTCCATCGCCCTGTTCGGGCTGCTGCTCGCCCCGCTGTCGGCTCTCGCCGCCGCCTTTCCGGGGCTGGGCATCGGCGGGGTGGGGCCGGTGCCGGCGGTGATCGCGCTGACGCTCTATTCGCTGCTGCCGATCGCGCGCAACACCGCGGCCGGGCTGGCCGGCGTGCCGGAGCCGGTGCGGGAGGCGGCGCGCGGCATCGGCATGACCCCGCGCCAGATCTTCTGGCGGGTCGAGGCGCCGCTGGCTCTGCCGGTGTTCCTGGCCGGGCTGCGGATCACGCTGGTCCAGGCGGTGGGTCTGGCCGCCGTGGCGGCGCTGATCGGCGCCGGCGGGCTGGGAGCCATCATGTTCCAGGGGCTGTTCGCCAACGCGCTGGACCTCGTGCTGTTGGGGGCGGTGCCGGTGATCCTGCTGGCCGTCGCCGCCGACGCGGCGCTGAAGCTGGCCTCGGCGCTGGCGCTGGCGCGACTCGGGAGGACGGCGGCGTGA
- a CDS encoding ABC transporter ATP-binding protein — protein MIAFEGVTKRFGAWTAVDTLSLTVAAGEFRVLIGPSGSGKSTVLRMMNRLIAPDAGTIRVEGEDIARLNPEALRRRMGYVIQSVGLFPHWTVERNIAAVPDLLGWPRARVRDRVTDLLTLLNLDPERYRGAYPHELSGGQQQRVGVARALAAEPHILLMDEPFSALDPITRGALQAEMAAIHKATGTTIVFVTHDMDEALALASRIAILDRGRLVQTGTPLDILSDPADDRVRDLVGREDWGLKRLAVETVAERLRPGETAPGDPLAAGASLRQALAAMVARGTDRLPVADGQGRPMGTLHLADLLRGPDRP, from the coding sequence GTGATCGCCTTCGAGGGAGTGACGAAGCGGTTCGGCGCCTGGACCGCCGTGGACACCCTGTCGCTGACCGTGGCGGCCGGGGAGTTCCGCGTGCTTATCGGGCCGTCCGGCTCCGGCAAGTCCACGGTCCTGAGGATGATGAACCGGTTGATCGCCCCCGATGCCGGGACCATCCGGGTGGAGGGGGAGGACATCGCCCGCCTGAATCCGGAGGCGCTGCGCCGCCGCATGGGCTACGTGATCCAGAGCGTCGGGCTGTTTCCGCACTGGACGGTGGAGCGCAACATCGCCGCCGTGCCGGACCTGCTCGGCTGGCCCAGGGCACGGGTGCGCGACCGGGTGACGGACCTGCTGACCCTGCTGAACCTCGACCCGGAACGTTACCGGGGCGCCTACCCGCACGAGCTGTCCGGCGGGCAGCAGCAGCGCGTCGGCGTCGCCCGCGCTCTGGCGGCGGAGCCGCACATCCTGCTGATGGACGAGCCGTTCAGCGCGCTCGACCCGATCACCCGCGGCGCCTTGCAGGCGGAGATGGCGGCGATCCACAAGGCGACGGGAACCACCATCGTCTTCGTCACCCATGACATGGACGAGGCGCTGGCGCTGGCCAGCCGGATCGCCATCCTGGACCGCGGGCGGCTGGTGCAGACCGGCACGCCGCTCGACATCCTGAGCGATCCCGCCGACGACCGGGTGCGCGATCTGGTGGGGCGCGAGGACTGGGGGCTGAAGCGGCTGGCCGTGGAGACGGTGGCGGAGCGGCTGCGCCCCGGCGAGACGGCGCCCGGCGATCCCCTGGCGGCGGGGGCGTCGCTGCGTCAGGCGCTGGCCGCGATGGTGGCGCGCGGCACCGACCGGCTTCCCGTGGCGGACGGGCAGGGGCGCCCGATGGGCACGCTGCATCTCGCCGACCTGCTGCGCGGGCCGGACCGGCCGTGA
- a CDS encoding ABC transporter permease, with protein MPALKPLFAAAFPALDRPLYEADGFLALTLDHLALAGGASLIAVLLGGAAGIAVTRPFGREFRGVLDAVAAMGQTFPPVAVLAVSVPVLGFGPAPALIALTLYGLLPIVENTVAGLEAVPEPVREAARGMGMGPGALLWRVELPLAAPVILAGVRTAAVVNLGTAAIASTVGAKTLGLPIIVGLNGSNPAYVIQGAVIVAVLAVVLDAGFDRLAARLTRWRPGTDRGAA; from the coding sequence ATGCCGGCGCTGAAGCCGCTGTTCGCCGCGGCCTTCCCGGCGCTCGACCGGCCCTTGTATGAGGCGGACGGCTTCCTGGCCCTGACGCTAGACCATCTGGCGCTGGCTGGCGGGGCGAGCCTGATCGCGGTGCTGTTGGGCGGGGCGGCGGGCATCGCGGTGACCCGGCCCTTCGGCCGGGAATTCCGCGGCGTCCTCGACGCGGTGGCGGCGATGGGCCAGACCTTCCCGCCGGTGGCGGTGCTGGCCGTCTCCGTCCCCGTCCTCGGCTTCGGCCCGGCCCCGGCGCTGATCGCGCTGACGCTCTACGGGCTGCTGCCCATCGTGGAGAACACCGTGGCCGGCCTGGAAGCGGTGCCGGAACCGGTGCGCGAGGCGGCGCGCGGCATGGGCATGGGGCCGGGCGCGCTGCTGTGGCGGGTCGAGCTGCCGCTGGCCGCTCCGGTGATCCTGGCCGGGGTGCGGACGGCGGCGGTCGTCAATCTCGGCACGGCGGCCATCGCCTCCACGGTCGGGGCGAAGACGCTCGGCCTGCCGATCATCGTCGGGCTGAACGGCTCCAACCCCGCCTACGTCATCCAGGGCGCGGTGATCGTGGCCGTCCTGGCGGTGGTGCTGGACGCCGGATTCGACCGGCTGGCGGCGCGCCTGACCCGCTGGCGCCCCGGCACCGATCGAGGCGCGGCCTGA
- the lysM gene encoding peptidoglycan-binding protein LysM, with amino-acid sequence MGLFDFFRRDHGEKVSDSDAPTADELKSHLSQVGLPTNGLDIQVADDTVTVRGSAASQEEKEKIAVALGNVKGVSRVDDQTAVIAKDQGPGGPDQPTMPPTEQPASQTRFHTVEKGDTLSAIAKKVYGDPNRYNAIFEANKPMLKDPNKIYPGQVLRIPPQ; translated from the coding sequence ATGGGCCTGTTCGATTTCTTCCGCCGCGACCATGGCGAAAAGGTCAGCGACTCGGACGCTCCGACCGCCGACGAGCTGAAATCCCACCTGTCGCAGGTCGGCCTGCCGACCAACGGGCTGGACATCCAGGTCGCCGACGACACGGTGACCGTGCGCGGCAGCGCCGCCTCGCAGGAGGAGAAGGAGAAGATCGCGGTGGCGCTCGGCAACGTGAAGGGCGTGTCGCGGGTCGACGACCAGACCGCCGTCATCGCCAAGGACCAGGGGCCGGGCGGCCCGGACCAACCGACCATGCCGCCGACCGAGCAGCCGGCCAGCCAGACCCGGTTCCACACCGTGGAGAAGGGCGACACCCTGTCCGCCATCGCCAAGAAGGTCTACGGAGACCCCAACCGCTACAACGCCATCTTCGAGGCCAACAAGCCGATGCTGAAGGACCCGAACAAGATCTATCCCGGTCAGGTCCTGCGCATCCCGCCGCAGTGA
- a CDS encoding S1C family serine protease produces the protein MNPSDDWRIPPQFQPDPDELAYDLDRALSAVVGLRASVPDDAYTAGVLGTERAGQGAVIREDGLVLTIGYLIAEAEEVWLTTNDRRAVQAHVVAYDHTSGFGLVQALSPLGVPALMLGSSRHVQLGDPVVVAGAGGRERSITARVVARQEFAGYWEYMIDDALFTLPAHPNWGGTAMLGAGGELLGIGSLQLQYRAEEERVLPLNMNVPIDLLKPILDDLMTRGKVSGPPRPWLGLYATQDERERVVLVGLAGDGPAQRAELRAGDVVRAVAGQPVGSLADFYRALWNLGPAGVDVPLTLEREGDVFDMRVGSSDRERFLKAARRH, from the coding sequence ATGAACCCGTCCGACGACTGGCGGATTCCGCCGCAATTCCAGCCCGATCCGGATGAGCTGGCCTACGACCTCGACCGCGCGCTGTCCGCCGTGGTCGGGCTGCGCGCCAGCGTGCCGGACGACGCCTACACCGCCGGCGTGCTGGGGACGGAGCGCGCTGGGCAGGGCGCCGTCATCCGCGAGGACGGCTTGGTCCTGACCATCGGATATCTTATCGCCGAGGCCGAGGAGGTCTGGCTGACCACCAACGACCGGCGGGCGGTGCAGGCGCATGTGGTGGCCTACGACCACACCAGCGGCTTCGGGCTGGTGCAGGCCTTGTCGCCGCTGGGCGTGCCGGCGCTGATGCTCGGGTCGTCGCGCCATGTGCAGCTGGGCGACCCGGTGGTGGTGGCCGGGGCCGGCGGGCGCGAGCGGTCCATCACCGCGCGGGTGGTCGCCCGGCAGGAGTTCGCCGGCTATTGGGAATACATGATCGACGACGCGCTGTTCACCCTGCCGGCCCATCCGAACTGGGGCGGCACGGCGATGCTGGGGGCGGGGGGCGAGTTGCTGGGCATCGGCTCCCTCCAGCTCCAGTACCGGGCTGAGGAGGAGCGCGTCCTGCCGCTGAACATGAACGTGCCGATCGACCTGCTGAAGCCGATCCTCGACGACCTGATGACCCGTGGGAAGGTCAGCGGCCCGCCGCGCCCCTGGCTCGGACTCTACGCCACGCAGGACGAGCGGGAGCGTGTGGTGCTGGTCGGGCTGGCTGGCGACGGGCCGGCCCAGCGGGCGGAGCTGCGTGCTGGCGACGTGGTGCGCGCGGTGGCCGGGCAGCCGGTGGGCTCGCTGGCCGACTTCTACCGCGCCCTGTGGAATCTCGGCCCGGCGGGCGTGGACGTGCCGCTGACCCTGGAGCGGGAGGGCGACGTGTTCGACATGCGCGTCGGCTCCAGCGATCGCGAGCGTTTTTTGAAGGCGGCGCGGCGGCACTGA